CCAAAGCCTTGGATACAGTTGCGTAATGATACATTCTAATCATAATAAATGAAATTTTAGTGGTTAACGCTTAAAGATAACTATTTTAAGATTAAGTGTTTGCAAAAGAGTGTTAAAGTAAATTTTGTAATGCTCGTAAGTATCCTATAAAAATGCTAAATTTGCACCGCAGACCGCCTTATCGTCGTTTTGAGAAATCAAAAGGGAGGAAAGTCCGGACACCAAAGAGAAGCATAGCGGGTAACACCCGCCGGTCCCGATAACCATCGGGATTAGGACAAGTGCAACAGAAAGTATGTACAGGTAATGCTGTAGTGAAACCAGGTAAACTCTATGCGGTGAAATATCAAGTATATCAGCATTTAAGGGCTTCTCGTCCGTTGCTGAAGGGTAGATAGCTTGAACTTATGAGTAATTGTAAGTCTAGATAAATGATAAGGTATTGTTAGTAATAACAAGAACAGAATCCGGCTTACAGGTCTGCATTTTTTTTATTTTCGTGAGAGTATTAAATTAATTTTCATGAATGTATCTTCTTCAAATTATTTCTGAAAATTCAAATAAACAGGTTTGTAGTTCTTAATTAGCTGGAATCTTTTTTATTTGTGCAAAAAATATCATAATGAAAACAAGAATCGGAATTTTAGGATTGGGTGGAGTAGGTGGCTATTTTGGTGGACTTTTGGCGAAAGCTTACGCTGGATCGGATGCTGTAGAAGTAGTTTTTATTGCTCGAGGAAAAGCCATGGAAGTTATTGCTGAATCTGGTTTGAAAATTTGTACTGACGAAGGTGAAACTACCGTTTTCCCAAGCGTAGTATCAAATGTTCCTGAGGTTATCGGTAAACTTGATTTTCTTATTTGTGCTACAAAAACCTATGATATCGAAGAAAGTCTTGAGGCTATAAGTAAATGTATTACTAAGAATACTGTTTTTCTTCCTTTATATAATGGTGTTGATGCTACGGAACGCATTAGTACTATGTTTCCTGACAACGAAGTCCTGCAAGGATGTGTTTATATTGTTTCGATGATTACTTCCCCTGGTGTTATTAAGAAAGTTGGGGTTTACGAAAAGTTGTTTTTTGGTTCTGATAGCGCTTCTATTTACAAGATGAAAGCGTTACAAACAATTTTTGAGAACGCTAAAATCGAAAGCTATTTGGTAGAGAATATCGAAGATACGGTTTGGGAGAAGTTTGTGTTTATTTCGTCATTGGCTTCGGCTACTTCTTATTTAAATCAGAATATTGGTGAAATTTTAGAAAGTGCTGCTGGTCGAAATTTATATGTTTCTTTACTGAATGAAA
The nucleotide sequence above comes from Flavobacterium branchiarum. Encoded proteins:
- a CDS encoding ketopantoate reductase family protein — translated: MKTRIGILGLGGVGGYFGGLLAKAYAGSDAVEVVFIARGKAMEVIAESGLKICTDEGETTVFPSVVSNVPEVIGKLDFLICATKTYDIEESLEAISKCITKNTVFLPLYNGVDATERISTMFPDNEVLQGCVYIVSMITSPGVIKKVGVYEKLFFGSDSASIYKMKALQTIFENAKIESYLVENIEDTVWEKFVFISSLASATSYLNQNIGEILESAAGRNLYVSLLNEITMIAAVKGLNLPNDIVMQTIVKLEKSPREATSSMHRDLLAGRKIELSSLTEFVVNEGLKYEIDTPTYQMVLDKLTEQESN